From Chryseobacterium joostei, the proteins below share one genomic window:
- the pheA gene encoding prephenate dehydratase, translating into MKIAFLGPHASFTQLATAQLFPNDELLPQSSILDCFSAVENGDVAKAVVPLENSIEGTVSMTLDYLYKTPSIKIEAEAVMPIAHHLMIHPDNSIEDIEKIYSHPQALAQSFHFLDTHYKDIPKQDFSSTAAAAKYVSENKDIKIAAVANQYAANLYGLKIINRNIQDFEQNHTRFIIISKLQNKYENEDLQTLGEKSGMLITLPEDHPGGLHQVLSVFAWRKMNLSKIESRTLKTGLGNYFFFINVEGSWNDILHGNALKELESINADVDFLGNYKEFLLES; encoded by the coding sequence ATGAAGATTGCATTTTTGGGGCCTCATGCCAGCTTTACCCAGCTTGCTACTGCACAGCTTTTTCCTAATGATGAGTTACTACCACAATCCAGTATTCTGGATTGTTTCAGTGCAGTAGAAAACGGAGATGTAGCAAAGGCAGTTGTACCCTTGGAAAATTCCATAGAAGGAACTGTTTCCATGACGCTGGATTATTTATATAAGACACCGTCTATTAAAATTGAAGCAGAAGCAGTAATGCCCATTGCTCACCACCTTATGATACATCCGGATAATTCTATTGAGGATATAGAGAAAATTTATTCGCATCCACAGGCATTGGCCCAGAGTTTTCACTTTCTTGATACTCATTATAAGGATATTCCAAAACAGGATTTTTCTTCTACAGCAGCGGCGGCCAAGTACGTTTCTGAAAACAAGGATATTAAAATTGCAGCGGTAGCCAATCAGTACGCCGCCAATTTATATGGATTGAAGATCATTAACCGTAACATACAGGATTTTGAGCAGAATCATACCCGGTTTATCATTATATCAAAACTGCAGAATAAGTACGAAAACGAAGACCTGCAGACACTAGGAGAGAAATCCGGTATGCTTATTACTCTTCCCGAAGATCATCCCGGAGGCCTACATCAGGTTTTATCTGTTTTTGCATGGAGAAAAATGAACCTCAGCAAGATTGAATCAAGAACTTTAAAGACTGGATTAGGAAACTACTTTTTCTTTATTAATGTGGAAGGTTCCTGGAATGATATCCTGCACGGGAA